The sequence TGATGCACTTAAATAATAAGAAAGATGTTTTGATTCCTTATCTGATTAATGAATGGAAATGAATAATTCATTCGGGGTGACCGGACATCAATTAGAGGCGCACAATATAAAACGTCATCTCTAAGCGCTGATGTTTGGGTGTCGCTGAGTGATTTTGTATGTGTGGCAGCTGTTAAATGTCGGCGTCAGCGGCTTCTGGTGAAGGGAGAGGCAGTTATAGCCTGTGATTTGAATGATTTGGGTAATTTTATTATCGGAATGTTGTCACtcgacttgattattccaacgaACTCTTAGCTGGTTTCCTACTATCTTTCGTAAAATTGAGGTTATTCAAAGCTCTGCCTTAACTTGTAGCAAGTCTCCTTTCCTTATCACtcctgtgcttactgacctacactggctcccagtcgaGAAATGTCTTGATTCAAAActcactggctaggcaagcatctgttgcccatctctaattgtccttgggaaggtagtggtgagctgtgtccttgaactgctgcacgttgtgtaggaacacccacagtgctgttccagcattttgacctagtgacagtgagggaatggtaaTTATTGTTCTATCATGCTGTTAACGATGGTAATGTCAAGGTGAGggaatctctcttgttgaagatggtcattgcctggcatttgtttgacatgaatgttacttgacacttatcagccctgagttttgtccaggtcttgctgcacaggGACACGGAtggcttcagtatttgaggagtcgcaaatagtgccgaacattgtgtaatcatcagccaaTGTCCTCACTCCTGTcctaatgatggagggaaggcttaagatggttgggcctaggacacgaccCTGTGAATCAGTGAACCCCCACTAACTTGGGGATTATTATTGGGCAGAAACTTAACGGGACCTGCCATATAAACattgttgctacaagagcaggtcagaggctgggaattctgcggcaagtaattcatctcctgtctccccgaagcctgtccaggAACAAGGAACaattcaggagtgcgatggaatactctccatttgcctggatgagtgcagccccaacggcactcaagaaactcgacactatccaggacaaagtagctcatttgattggcaccccattcaccaccttcaacaatcactccctccatgactgaaacacagtggcagcagcgtgtactatctacaagatgcacagcagaaactcaccaaggctcctttgacaaaaacttccaaacctgtgacctctaccacctagaaggagcaagggcagcagacgtatgggacaccaccacctgcaagttcttctccaagccacacatcattctgactCGGAACTATATTGCAGTTTCTttgctgttgctgagtcaaaatcctggaaacagcactgtaggtgtgcctacaccacatggattgcagttgttcaagaaggtgttttgccaccaccttctcaagggcaattagggatgggcaacaaatgcaggcctagTGGGCAATAccaacatcctgtgaaataatttttaaaaatctgtccatggttttccacacttgatcaaatgcagccttgatgtctcTCTCGCAACTTCTGAAATTTAGTacttttgtccatgttcagaccaaggctgtaatgaagtcaagaGTTGGGAGGTACCCAAATTGAGCAATGGGCAGGTTATtgatgagtaagtgctgcttggtaCCACTGTacatgacactttccatcactttcttTATGATTTGAGAGTGGAGTGATAGGATAGTAATTGGCCTTactggatttgtcctacttcttgtggactggacatacctgggcaattcctCACATTGTTGGATGGATAACTCCTGTTAATTTTACTTGAATTCACAATCACTTGATTGATCGGAGGTATATAATGCTTTGCTAACATTAATGCGATTGTGATTTTATAAACTTGAGTGGTTCCACCATGGACCAATTAGAGATCCTTGTTTCTTGTTTCACcctttgagtcagaaagttgtgggttcaagtcctgcttcagaaatttgagcatttcagccagattcccagtactgagggcatgtgacactgttggaggtcctGCCTTTTGGATGACACCCTCAGGCAACGCCttgtgaacataaaagatcccattatactattttgaagatgagaaTGGAAGTTTTCCTGctatcctagccaatatttatcccttaaccaaatgtcttgatgtcatgaaaggtgccatatacaTGCAAGACTTTTTTTAAGTGAAAAAGCTCAAGTCCTTTTAGAGCAGTTTCAATTATACTCAATATCATATGATATGTTATAATGGATGGTTGTTAAGTGAAAATGTTGCACTTTGAAACTGACACCATTACAGACATAATATTTTTTACTGTGCAACGTTTCAATTGCTATCTTTTTCCAATCTTTAATTGCAGCAATGAATCGGAAGAGAAACTTGATACAGACCATTTTTCGGCAGGTTAAGAAACGTAAATTTGGATTAGTGGAAGACTTCAAGTTGTTGGATAAGACAGAAGCCAATAACTTTGACGGTAACACTATTAATGTTTGAATAATACAATTGGAAAATACAGTCTTTAATTTCATTCATTGCCACAATTTTCCATCTCCCGggatttggcccatagccttgcaagttaTGGCATGTCAGGTATGTATCCTGACACCTTTTtaaatgagggtttctgtctcaactaCCCTTTCAGACAGAGTTCCagatccctacaaccctctgggtgataaAAGgcttcctcatctcccctctaatccttctactaatcacTTCAAATCTATGCCACcttgtcactgacctctctgctataGTAAATATGCCTTTCCTAGCCACTTGATCCAAGCCGCACACAATTTTggacatctcaatcaaatctccccttagcctcctcagttccaaggagaacaagcctagcctgtccaatctttcctcatagctgcaatttttcagtcctggcaacatcctcacaaatctcctctgcaccctctctaatgcaattacatcctttctgtaatgaggttaccagaattgcacacagtactcaagttgtggcctaactaatgttttatatagttccagcataacctccctgctcttatattctatgccttggctaataaaagaGCAGCTCTAAACCCCACTTGCACCCTCCAGTTGTCTGACTCTTTTCTTCTTTTACCCTCAACCCCAGCTGCACTTCTCTTAAAACAGCTGGCTTGTTACGCcgaagagcataagaaataggagcaggagtgtagGCCTTTGGCCTCccaagccagctctgccattcaatacggtcACGGCTGTTCTACTTCAATGGCACTTTACTGTGCTgtccccatttcccttgatttcCTTAACGCCCAAAAATCTTTATCAATCTcattcttgaatatattcattgactgagccctctggggtagagaattccaaagattcactactctgagtatgaaatctctcctccactcagtcctaaatggctgacccctcgtcctgagactatgacccctagttctagactctacAGCCTCtctgtatccaccctgtcaagctgtCTCAAAATtgtataggtttcaatgagatcctttctcactcttctaaactccagagaagagAGGCCCATTCTACTCGATCCTTCTTCATGGGACAATTCCCTCATCCCAGGATTTCTCAACCTCCACAAGCCTTTTATGCATCAATGCTAAAGCCTTTATATAAATTATGAGTACAGTAGCCTAGTGGTTGTGGTGCAAGATTAGTAAGCTAGTGGTCATGGGTTCCGTTCCCATCATGGcaaattgtgaaattgaattTGATAAATCTGATAACCTGTGAGCTGGTATCAGAAACAGTGCTGATTTGCTCTGAGCTCAACTCACTATAGAAAGGAAGCTGCCACTGTTACTTAGTTTGGATCTATACATGACTTCAATTTCCTGTTAATCTCTCAGGGTgtctaggaatgagcaataaatattggttTTGTCAGAATTGTCATATTGTAAGAATTCAAACAAAGTGCAAGCTATTGAAAAATCACTGGACAACCCAAATTATGACAGCAACTGATTTAATCCTCACTAGATATTACTGCTAGAGGTCAAGTTTCTTGAATTCAGATTAGTTTATCATAGTTGCAAGAATGCTTTCAATAGTGTGCCTGCTCCATCTACAGAGCGCACAGAAATGTGTTTTCATTTGGATTACTGTAGTGGTATCGTATAATTATTTTTGAATGCTGTTTGCAAAAGCTTTTGAATCCAAATAATTGACAGTTGTTCacctttacattttttaacaGGGGTGCCAAATGATACTAAGTCTGCGCTGATTTTTTTAGCGTCCTTATTTCCTCGTAAATTATTTGATGATTCTCTTCCGCCTATTGTTCTAAAACACCAACTTTACAGCATTGTTAAAGACAAAACTACAGTTGATCGTCAGCTGGTAAGTCCTGTTATTGTGTGAAGCTACTATGTGTGTAGTCAAGGCATGTGGGGAACTGGCTGAGATAGAAATGTATGTTCCAAAGAAGATTCATACTCTGAGGaaaaattctgtttctctctccacagatgctgccagacttgctgagtttttcagcactttgtgttttgatttcagatctccagcatctgcagtattttgcttttatagaaATGTATGTATGTTGGTCAACAAGGTAATTAGCCATACTCCATGAGGGACAACCATAGGTGTCTCTctttgttagagagagagatgagtgattATTTAGCTTGAGGGCACCACTCTGCATCAAACATAAAGCAAGAAGACAGGCCTCCATGAATGACCACAGCCCgtatggggattgaacccacacCGTTGGTGTcattctgtatcacactgtaGCCATCTGACCAACTGTGCTAGGTGACCGAAGGTTGGGCAGTTAGTCACTTTATATCTATTTGAATTCCTTGTTCAGTAAAAACAGAAAACCCTGGAACCATTTGGCAGTCAGACAGCATCtatgggagagagaaatggagttaacatttcaggttgatgattttTCTTTAGTATTTCCTCATCGCTGTATCATATTAGATTatgtgtgctcaagtccctggaaaAGGATGTGAAcaaacaaccttctgactcagagacaagtgtctacccactgaaccaaggctgacacCTTGACTGATTATAATCACCTACTCTGACTAATGCTAAGAATCTCAGGATAATCAAATTTATCTAAATTAATGATGAATAATGTCACTGTCTTTTTTTCCTGTATCTTGATCAGAATGAACTGAAGGACCTGGGAGATGTTAGGATTTTCCAGTTTGGATTTGACACGGATGTGTTCGGCATTGTATTTACTGAAGATTACAAAAGTAAAGTTTTGGCTGCGACAGCAACAAAAGAGACTGCTGTAACAGTACAAAGGTTTCTGGAGACTGTGTTGAACTCATGTACAGATATTGGTTTCAACAAAGATAAAATGCTGAAGGATTTTTCATTTCGTGACCAAGAAATAACGTAAGTATCCAGGATAATGCAAAGGAATAAAACATTAAAGAATTATGTCGTGTCTTGTGTGAAAATGAAGTTcaactcctcaagcctgttctacaATTCAATTAGTATACTATAGAAGGACTTTTGTGACTTGAATACCCACTTAatcgcatttttaaaaaaaacttttcaaaccgtctctctctcctcttcccccccctccaacAGATGCTGTATTGTTATCCATTTTTTTTAATAAGTGCTCAGATTTTTTGCTTGCTGATAGAAAATCATCTGACTGTAAAAATCCTAAATTAGAAAATAAATGTTTCTTAGTTTTTAAAGATGCAGACACTTTTCTGTGTAATTTGAAGAAACATATTTAGATAGTAATTAATCTTTGTATATTAGCATGTAGAATATGAAAGTTAAtgagaacatttttaaaaaaaggctttggtaggatttgaacctctGCAGAACCAGGTTCCATGGTTGAGAGAGATGCTCAAATTTATTACTTCTGTTTGTTTCACTGAAAGGTTTTCCCTTTTTTATTTATGTGAAGAAGAAAAGTTCAAATGTTGTCAGATTGTCAATGATGTGTTGCATCATAATATACTCGTGGCAGTTATTGTGTCTCGGAGCTCTTTGTGTTCAGTGAGTTACACAAATGGAATTATTGTTATATAGACAGATTGAGCAGCTTTTTAGCACTCGGGACAGCAATCTAGAAGAATAACCAGTTAGTCTGTGTTTGGTGTTTGCTGAGAGAGGAATGTTGACCTGACCACTTGGAAGAACTCCCTAGTCCCCTTCAAATAGTACCATGTGTTATTTAATGGTTTGATGCTTCTTCCATACAGGTTTTATGCAGATTGTAGACTCTAGAAAAACCTTATTCAGATTCACACACATCCATGGAATAGCTGTAATCTCCATCACATGTACATAGTCTGTTCCTTTAAATTAGATTGCCTAGAGATCACTTTCATTTTATAAATACTCTAATTCTTTTTGTTGACAGGCAGCTGGTGAATGCAGGACTTCTTACAGTACGAGATGTTGGAAGCTGGTGGCTTGCTATTCCAGGTGCTGGGCGATTTGTGAAATACTTTGTGAAAGGCAAGTCCTGTCACATTGTATTTGAAAGGTGACAGGTTATCGACAAGCAATTCTGAGCGCAATCAGAAGGCTGCAGGTTGTTTCCTGTTTAATTTTGAGATATTGTTCAATATTTTAATGACTGAAGATGAAGTTGTATCAGCCTTGCCCAGTGATAGCATATTTGTCTGTAGCTCAGAAGCCAGATACTTGAGCAAATAATCTAGGCTAACTCTTAATTTGGTATTAAGGGAATGCTGTGGTGtgttttggatgaggtgttaaactgggGTCCCATCAATCCTCTTGGCTGGatgcaaaag is a genomic window of Carcharodon carcharias isolate sCarCar2 chromosome 15, sCarCar2.pri, whole genome shotgun sequence containing:
- the LOC121288589 gene encoding serine/threonine-protein kinase 19-like, coding for MNRKRNLIQTIFRQVKKRKFGLVEDFKLLDKTEANNFDGVPNDTKSALIFLASLFPRKLFDDSLPPIVLKHQLYSIVKDKTTVDRQLNELKDLGDVRIFQFGFDTDVFGIVFTEDYKSKVLAATATKETAVTVQRFLETVLNSCTDIGFNKDKMLKDFSFRDQEITQLVNAGLLTVRDVGSWWLAIPGAGRFVKYFVKGRKAVLGMIRKSKYNEVLQSDLETRKVTSTVKLGIQYHVHDIVGAELVKCIPTTTGTLLRLNDT